ATCGAGCAAAATCAGAGAGCTTGGTTAGAGTCACGACGACATATAGCTTGTATCGTTAACATCCCACGTAGCGTTGTCGGGAGAtacgagtgtgtgtgtgtgtgttcggACGCCGAATCGAGTAGGCGTACGAGCGTGCGTGAGTTCCGCGGGTAATTACGCAGCGAGCGTCCCGCGTAATTAATATCTTAGAGCCGAATGCTAGTAAGCTCTCATCGCGTTGCTAACGCGAGTGCAAGTCGATAACCCGATTGTGAATAAGCGTCGCGTACGGGTGTTGTTAACTTACCACcttgattaataaaacataccGAAACGAGTGTGAATCAAAGCGACGCGTTCGGGTGACTTTGTGATAATTCATTTCTGCAAGAATTGAATAAACTTgactttttattgttttattacaaaacaaaGAATTGTTACTTACCCAAGTGTGAAGGATCCGATCCTAGTTCCTGAGGTGATACCTGGCGAACCTGAAATCAAACAACATCCTATTAACAACCTGAGCGTAGTACAGGCACATAACCTAGAAATACTTACCTGGAGACGTTCCTGGAGGATGACGGCGGGCCTGGTGAATCCGATGGACGGCGGCAGCATctgaaacataaaaaagaattaataacaaatcaaGTGCATGATCCTAAGTGCAAAAGCAGAGTAAAGTGCATGTGATACTGAATAAACACATAACCTAAAAATTAGTTGATTCTGCGGCGTTGCGGGAGACTGCGTTGCAGAGACGGCGTTCTGGCAGATCCAGCAGATCCGGAACATCCGATTCCTTGCTCCTGGGCAGGTTAAAGGAGCTGGCGACTGTGAAAAAGGGCAACAAAGGTACGTGAGTTCATTTCTCCGGTAGTCACGAAAAATTCTCGCGTTCTCACTTCCGGTCACAACCGTACGAATGGTTCGTCCGTTCCATACCTTTTACACaatgcaaaagaaaattgtgtCATTGAAATAGCGTTATATTTGTCCCTTTTATTTCGGATAcgatacgtataaaaaaataatcgcaaaatacataataattgagCTTTAttggaatagaaaaaaaaattattttatacaggaaaaatttacaaaaatttataaatcttgtCTTACgtcaataaaacttttttgcagattgtaaataaaaaaaaaagtgcgcCGGAAATCTAACCCGAATCCGTAGATTGGTAGGTAATCATCCGCAGTACAGTGTGAAGCGACCCTTACTCTTCTTATTCTGCTCACTCAGCTACAGCTAGATAGTAGCATGTAAACATGTAAATCTACAAGGTGTCCCTGACCATGGCTACGGTCCACTTGATGCTACAAACGTTTCGAAGCAGTCTTTGATTggttaatttgtaaaaatctttgtttcgaTTGGTCAAAAACGCTTTAaagcatttgtagcgtcaagtggaccgcaGCCCATGTGGCtcaatattcataaaaatgtaaaaaaaatcgagataaacataaaaatccaacaTCGTCTTTGATTAGATCTTGGGTTAGGTTAAGTTGGGTTTGGTTTAcaaataatcaagatattaattttttaaattatgcaaatgagaCCGCGTCAAAGGAAGAGCTCGAACCGCTtgagccataacacggaagaaagAATCTATTCtacaattgataaaattgttttagcggagaaacaaagaaatgttggttgtttcataataattttattatgtgaaTGATGGGTGCGTTCAGGGAGACgttattagcgctatcagcattagtttatccttgttctacttttaatgagtaatgaagatggactgatgctggtagcgctaatagcgtctccccgaacgcactcaatgtatataataatgtgtataataaagcaaaaacacgtgctcgattcttgaattcgcaaattctgttcttacagaaaagttgaaaatttattggctatcgtatggcttttaaccaataaacttgcaacttttctgttagaacgagtatttgcgtaaacgtttttcttgcgaatgacttcaagaatcgagcctcAGGAcgtattcaattaaaaatttttatttataaaaaaattacatatcttttaataataaccgCGATAATAATACGGATACATTGGAGGCGGATACGACACTGGAGGCGGCGGATACGACGGTGGAGGCGGCGGTGGTAGGTACGACGGTGGAGGCAGCGGATATGACAGTGGAGGCGGCGGTGGTGCTGCGTATCCTGTTGAAGCGTACGCTGATGAAACGTACGCAGAACCATGTTGTCCGTACGTTCCAACAGCGTAcgcttttttcctttccttttgcATTTCCCTCCTAACAGCTGCGTTGATTTGctacaaatgttaatttatttaaaaattatttaaaaatatacacgacgataataaagcaaaaacacagatgctcgattcttgaattcattcgcaagaaaaacgtttacgcaaatactcgttctaacagaaaagttgcaagtttattggttaaaagccatacgatagccaataaattaccaacttttctgtaagaacagaatttgcgaatacgtttctcttgcgaatgaattcaagaatcgagcgcctgtgtttttgctttattaaacattatacatattataatataaaagaaaaaatataatgaacgGTTGGTCCCATCTATACTTTTTACACAACGTAAGAAAAATggtcataaaaataacgcgcgttatattattctctttatattttttttctatatatttttccctttttgGTTTCGgcactattaattaattttatctagaaTTCAGCTATCAAATTCATCTTGATCTATATCAGAaactaaaacaataattaaaaatttattagtaattaaaattttatgaccaTTTTTCTTACGTTGTGTAAAAAGTATGGATAAGACcgttcattatattttttcttttattttggatACAGtgcgtataaaaaattaattgtgcttcattggtataaaaaaattttttgttaaagtttaaaacatttatcttacgttaatcaaaatattttaaacagacGCAtctagttttaataattttgaccagtaccatctaaataaacaaattgttagTAATTATTCCGTTATTGTCTAAATAAacgcattattattaattttaccagTACCGTCTAAATAGACGCATAaagtattgttaattttatactaatgGAATGGGCCCCTCCATTGCCCAGTCCCGTGAAACACAATCaacatttctttgtttctccgctttaaaatgtacattttttaaacaattttatcaatgCTATCAAAATAGACGCATCAggtattatcaattttaccaGTACCGTCTAAATAGATGCATAaagtattgttaattttatactaatgGAATAGGCCCCTCCATCGCCCAGTCCCGTGAAACACAACCaacatttctttgtttctccgcttaaaatgtacatttttacaacaattttatcaatgCTGTCAAAATAGACGCATCAggtattatcaattttaccaGTACCGTCTAAGTAGACGCTTCAAGTATCAAAGTAAACGTATCaagttgtaataattttacaagccCACACGTTTATATGCTGGGAAAAGgcataagtttattattctcgATAATTCTGATAAAATGTTGTCTCATACATTTTACATCcttggaatattttttattacaaggaCTATCTCCTAATGCTACAGTTGTGGCAAAAGCTGCTGCATAAATTCCACAACTTGTGCCATCAGGTTGGATTTgaactttttcatatataatgtcattttgaCTTATTTTAGGGTAACGACgatgtatataattcttttcttcGGCTACCAATCTTTCATATGTGCAGTTGGGTAAACTATCATACACATGAAGTTTATTACCATCAAAAAAAATACATCGCCAGTGATCGCTACAATTTCCGCCTATGATTTGTAAGCTTTTATTGCTTTGACTAGCTTCAATCATATCGGGAAAAGCTATATATAGCACATTTTGTGTTTCAAATTGAGATGTTTCTCTTACAACGCGTAAAAATTGTGCTAAGGAAACGTCATCTAATCTGCTGTTTATTGgcaagacattttttttttatatctgagATGAGAGGAATTTCTTCatctaagtatttttttacacttgcCATTTGCTTGTCAGTTTTATTTTGCATCTCTTTAGTAAAACTGACAATCACGCAGTCATCATCTTCTATATTTACTGCAgcattatttgatttttctgtGGATGAAAAatcacgttttatttttttttcttttagaatatcttcattttgtattgtattttgCGGAATATTTTCCGTCcgaatatgaattttttttgccGCTTCTGCTTGCGCTTCTAAAATATATGTCGGATTCCTGATAGGCATGTGTCTATTATGGCGACTGTCCAAGATTTCTGGTAACATGCATTCATTATAGAAGCGCAATAAGGCAGGCAACATTTTATTACTCCAAAAAGTAGCATCTCTATTAACATGcactaattttatactttttggtGTCCATATCgctaaaatgcaatattctcGCCGCGTAATGTTTAATTGACCCTggatttgataataaaatcggTGATTCCGATTAATTTCCTCCtgattttttttagcaaatatGCCTTTTAGAGCGGGTAATGTCTTTATGGCTTCTTCCGCTGTCAATTGTTCTGCAGACAAAGGGCATTTAATTTCTACCAGACCATTTTCTTCTATGAGACCATCAGGAGAAGCACCAAGGCATGggtttttataatcaataaataatccgCAAGGTTGTATATCTTTGTTCAATTTTGTCGCCAAGACTTTTATGGcttctttttcgttttcgCGACCATACTTCATACCTGCGGTGTCAACTACGGAAGGgtacaaaatattcttgacTGTCAATGCGCAAGAAGTTGTCGGTCTCATAAGGCATACAATTCCAAAATTGGATGCTGTCAACATTTCACGTCTCAATGCTAACCAAATTTCGGATTCACTCTGTTCTATCGTATCTCGTTCGATTTGCTtccatttttttgcattttcggTAAGTTTTTCTATATGTTTTTCCCGAAATTGTTCAAAAACGTCATCTGGAAGATCTGGTTTTTGTGATTGGGGGCCATAATGACAATCTGTTTTTGATTCTTGTTTCCATTTCCTTTTCCTCCCATCTGTTTTTCGAGATTCCCTGATTCttgtaacttttatttgtcgtcgtttttctaacttttcaaCCATTACAGGAACAATTTTATCCATACCTTGATACAGTTCTGTAAGAACTTGCTGTGTATTGTGTTGCAGAACTGATCCTGCAATTCTGGCGTTGTAAGAACCTCGTGCGCCAAAAAATATACGCTCTCTACCCAGTACTTTGCAGATATTGGAATGATACGCTTCTGCAGGATTATTAGTTACGTTTCATAGCAAGCTATCGGCGTTAATACTTAGATACTTGATAGCatccataattttttgatagaaACCGTGTAATTTCAAATGCggaacataatttatttccgtTTCACGGTCAATTTTGCATTCACGATCACGTTCCTTACATCGTTTATGCTCACCGTACACGTGGCTGGGAATGTTCAATATGTCGAATTGTAATTCCCTCACCTTCTCATGCTGAGGTCGGTCTTTTTCTCTTTGCAAAGAAGCTGCTTGTATCACCTCCTCtcgaattttttgcttatattttttatcgatttttcttGTCTCAATAAAACCAGatctttttttcgttttcgaTTGAGTCATTGCACTCACGATAtccatttttttatcgaaattgcgaaacatataattattgcatTCTACTTTTTCAACTGTTCATCAGTTTGCGATATGGATCATTCCCaatgaacacattttatagcggcaatataacatggaagttacatgtaatttaacattgttattcttgtgatatgtaggtgctatataacatggaaataacctgttacgtaatatttgttatacgcaagtgatatagctgttatacatcgttttggcgttacagttattcaacaaaaattgtataatcgtaacataacacgttcgtatcaatgttattacggaacgatgcgtcatagttgactcagaaatcagacaacattttataacatcctaaatgacagatctatttgataataaaaaaaattattataaagataatgttttttaaaataacggtttgtctacaattactgcgcacaaaaaatgcacaaaatctaaattcatcatgtgctgaacaaaaacagaataataaatgtatactattcaatttttcttagaattatgatctatatagttaaccatctaattaatcatttgaacgcttcaaagattaatgctaaatagatcgcaatttccatcaaattattaaggttatggaaaaagataaatttaacaatgaaattaataagtaaataaattaatgctatttatttttaatatgttttgcaaaatttaattgcttttataaaaaataatatagtcgcgtcagtttacatatgggtatatgtagacaataacaagtacccatatcgatgagtcaaattggcgtagcaggtagaatACAAggtcgtaatcctaaggtcccgggttcaaacctagcagcggcaagtaagaataaaataaaaaataacataatttaaatttaattaattaataaaaattcattctaaatgtagtatgtgctgttgataaaaataattttaaaaaaaggaaatttttattttattttatttttctttactgtaactgttgtgtaacggttagataacatgtaattataacatgttatattgctgagtcggaaattgtaacttacatgtaagttacgtgtaatttcagagtaacgtaacctgttatattcggttacattgctgttacactgctgctatattactgtgttcactgggttgTCTCTTATGCTTTTATATACACTACTGGTCGCCATCGGCGATAAGTGTTTTGTAAACTAATTCATGCATTTCAATACTACAGTTTAAACCTTGTGCAATAGCATCGCTTTCCACGTGTGGAACTTATATTgcgatcaaaatttttaaagcacTTATGAATTTTTGGTTCACAACCATTTCGCTCATCATAGTCACATTGCGagcaatatttattgaaaacgCTCATGTAGAGAACTTTTCGTGTTCGGTAGCCAAGTATTATACCCACACCGAAAAGGGAATCGTAACCTTTACCGTACGATCTCTTATTCCAACTGCTATCCGCAACAACAGCTATGAGTCCCTTTCCatctattatttcattattctctATTGCTAGTTGTTTTTCAATCTCGCCTgcctttttcatattttccaaggcagtttcttgaaaattttcgaaaactttttcttgatatttaatataagtgACTTCAGACATGCAAGAAATATTCATGCCTGCACACATCTCTTGCAGCGTTGAATAACCAATCCCAGCTGTAATCGTTGCGGAAACAGCAGCTGTATTAATATCTAGCTTGTCAGATTCCGTGGGTTCTGACCAAATGCTGGTTTCATAATGACACATTTTACACTTGTAAAATACTTGCGTCAATAACCCACGGTAATGGAACTTCACAGGTATCCAATCATTAAACGAGCAATTTATTCCTAGTTTATGTTCAACATAGGACCTGCGTACTTCCTTCAATACGAAACGTAGATCGACAATGCGACGACCTTCAGGTAAGTTCTCTTGGATAGCACCTTTATCCAGAACACCTGTGTTGTCAACAACAAATACGTCGTCATTTTCGCTATTGTCGACTTTTTCGTATTTACTTTCTTTGATTAGTATTGTTacgtttgatattttttcagttGCATTCTCCAAATCTATCACGTCGGGAGTAGTTCGATTTATTGACTCCTGACAATGGAGAGATTGATTTTCAGTATTGTTTGTTTCAATACTATTACCATCTTCCAGAATTGTTTGCAACTGCTTTATTAACCGTCgcctgcaaaattttttaaatataatatatattaattttaatttatttggggtattttataattattatatttttgacctAAACAGTAACATATCTTTAGATTACTGAGAAAgctacttttaaaaaaatagtaaatgtaattagcaactttgaatgtgtatgtgtgtgtgaaccTGGCGTATTATTTTGTGAAAACATTACTCAGAGTTCTGttcttattttcaataattatataattccttataaattgcataaatagTTTCCATGTGACAAAAGTTTTCGTCACATGGAACATAAGACGTTTTGTTAGTCTTGTGTTTCACTTTATACTAGGACACTTTTTGCTTGAACAAAActatttatgcaatttataaggaattatataattattgaaaataagaaCAGAACTCtatggctggtattcatagttgaattttatttcaagatcgtctcaagcaatatcttTTCGAAGTTCCGTCTTAGCAGTTGCTACACGGCGTTCTACGAAAATCTGAAGCATCATCATGCCCCCAAAAGCGAGTGGCAAAGCTGTGAAAAAGGCCGGTAAGGCCCAGAAGAATATCAGCAAGACcgacaagaagaagaagaggaagaggaaggagAGCTATGCTATCTACATCTACAAAGTATTGAAGCAAGTTCACCCGGACACCGGTATCTTCAGCAAGGCTATGAGCATTATGAATAGCTTCGTGAACGATGTCTTCGAGCGCATCGCCGCCGAGGCGTCGCGTTTGGCTCACTACAACAAACGCTCAACGATCACCTCTCGGGAGATCCAGACTGCCGTCAGACTTTTGCTACCTGGAGAACTTGCGAAGCACGCCGTGAGTGAAGGCACCAAGGCTGTCACCAAGTACACCAGCTCCAAGTGAATTTCTCTTCCTCTGAAGACCAGATGCTAATATGGCtttgtgattggctgatggcatcttaaggggatgctaaactgctcgtcaaacttgatcgaggtcaaTAATGTAGTCATTTAGGCacgtcattaacaaaattttgtatgtatttcttttatagatttagaaatcctccaaaattaaagtttatgtattccgCACACTGTTatcgtctatactttaattgtaaagaaggattttggaacaaattgtacaattctgtcAATAAAACAGATAGGATTTCTTTAAACacggaaaactttttttctaaagttcctaggctcattctaaaagcacagtattgttctttgctgaaatgccaagtgcgcctcatgcttattttatacgtacaaagtctaaaacttttatacgcaggAAATGTTTTCACAAGTCAactacagaagtcgataacaaaactataattttctaactttttttcgtttttcataTGAAATTGATTGCAGCGCACCGCGTTActatctgtactttaattttggagaaaaattttcaattccatgcaatcaataaaaagatttcggtgtccaaaaaattagtgataaaacagagcagtttagtatccccttaagacagtacttaaagatgatcttaaatataagacctgttgtgagcgtttgctcgttttgggaaTTTTTTCCCGTCGGTAGTTGGGATTCGTCCTGCCTGAAGGGTTAGGACCCAAAGGGTGAAGGTTCGGCTCGGTgtatgagagaaaagaagacgcttcttgcttgcttgttcgttgtcttttatttccttctcttgcgcttacaatcagctgtgttgatgtcacgtaacactcgcgataaggtttACGGTATGCGACGATGCTCGGTCGTTGTTATGATactctccgctcggtcacggcgtggtcgcgtttatatattatgatatctggcgcaatttcgggggccagtgaccgggctTCCGCATcggtagcttccgcgaggctaagcgttttGAC
This sequence is a window from Monomorium pharaonis isolate MP-MQ-018 chromosome 3, ASM1337386v2, whole genome shotgun sequence. Protein-coding genes within it:
- the LOC118644917 gene encoding histone H2B-like, with product MPPKASGKAVKKAGKAQKNISKTDKKKKRKRKESYAIYIYKVLKQVHPDTGIFSKAMSIMNSFVNDVFERIAAEASRLAHYNKRSTITSREIQTAVRLLLPGELAKHAVSEGTKAVTKYTSSK